In the genome of Armatimonadota bacterium, the window TGTCGTCCGCGCCGAGTTGCTGCACCTTGTCACTCAACCGTGCGAACCACTCAGGTTCAAGTTCAAGGGAGCGGCCTGCTTTTCGGTTTAACCAGAAAGCCGCTGCTATTGGTCCTACATTCCGGTGCACATCCCAGACCTGTTCTTCTTCTACCCATTTTCGTATTTTCAAAACAAGCTCCTCAAAAGGTTGGTTATTCTCGGTCCCCTCAACGCTCAATGCATAGCCCAACCAGGCCGCCGCGAATGGATCCCAGCGGTCTTTCAGAACCTCCAGCTCCCTCAACAGGGCCTGACGCAGCTCACGTCTGTAGTGGTAAAAATCTACAGGAACCATGCCTTATCCCTCAATTTGCCCGCACTGGCTATGGGACTCCAATTGTCCGCCCCGATTTCAGACACGAGCCGAGCTACCAGATACGAATAGTTCAGTGTAGCTGGCTTGAGTTGGGCGTTGAATCCCCTCCAGTTAACTCGGGCGAAGGCAAAAACTTGCTGAACCAGGCGGGGGAACTCATTTGACGACATTGTGGATCGTGCGTCCATGTAGATTTCCAATACATTTGGCACACCCCGCTTTCTGCGCAGTTCCTGACCTGTTCGATCAGGTACGCGGCCGTCCAAGAACAGTAGCGCCGTGTAACGATTGACCTCAACCCTAATGCCGGGCTTAGGAACATAGGTCGGGTGTGCTGTGTCAAACAACCGGTAATTAGTATCATCGTTTAAGTGCAGAATGGCATATGGTATATCAGTGCCGATTCTCTGAAGCGCTTGTTCTACAGCCGCGATCTCCCTAAACTTACCCGGACGTTTGCAAAGATGAATTATAATTGAAGAAGGTTTCCCTTGTCGCCGCTCGTACTCCTTGTAAGCCTCAACAACTAAATCGGCAAGCGCATTCCTATACTCGTCCAGTTTTTCCCATGCCACCGGTTTGGGCGCAAGCGAATACAGAAATTGGTAATCCCCGTCCTGCATGAAAAGCGTTATAAACCCCACAACGTAATTCCTTTGTCGATCCATCGCTCGGCTTACCCCGATAACAAGCTCTTTTTGTTGTGAAGGAGACATAACCGTCCACGGTGTGCCGCCAATCTTGGCATATATCTGCAGGGCTATATTTTCAAGGGTCCACGGAAGCCCTCTCGTATTTCTAAGTACCTCCGCCGTAACAACCTGGCTTGGAATTCCATTGCCTAAAAGAAGCGATTTGACCTCAGCATATAGGGTCAGATTTTTCGTTGGCATAATGACAAGAACCAAATCAGGATTATCGTTGACCAGAACAGTCGTTATCGTTTCCCTCGGAGCTTCAATGTCAAGCGGTCTCTCAGCGACGAATTCAAGAGGAATGCGGAATAGACTCTGGAACCCTGCAAACGCCCCATTGCCGTTAGTAAGACCTGACACCAAGATATTGTGCTCATCCAAGAGTTCCCTGGGGTACACCAAAACGCAACGAACCCTATCCAGGCCAAGATGTTGTGCATCATACGGGCCATACCGCCTCAGCCCTTGCCTTGCGTCTTCATGTTGCGCCGACCACGATGAAAGACTAAAACGCAAGGGGGGCAATGTAAATTGTTCTCCTGTTAGATAGAAATCGTTCATGGAACCACCCCCAGGATAACGCGCAACGGTGTTTCCTCCAAACTTGCCTTTATGCTTTCAGCAAGAGGCAATGAGAACTCTTTGTTTGCCTGCACAAAAGGTAGAATGTGATTGTGCAGTCTAAGCCGAGAGACTTCCGGATTTATCCGATTATCTGGGAGAAATTCGTCTTGAATTTGTGCAATTTCTGCCATTGCATTATATCGTTGAATTTCACGAGTATCGAGGCATTGTCCGTGTTCGTTTTGTATTTCCCAGCAGATGTCCACAATCAAGCCCAAAATGGGAAGATTTCCTTGCCATATATAGATAGTTCTCAAATCGTAACCACGGAAGATTTTCAATCGCCCTGCGACAGCAGTGCGGTAAGGCTTCGGCTCATAAAGCGTGGTGCGACCTTTCCCGCGCCGTTTGCGATACCCTTGAGTTTTCAGATGGTTGCTAATGCCTTCATTGATCAGGCGAACGCACCATTGAGGATGTTCCAGCAGCCGAACCTGTTGCTGTTGAAAGCCCTTGGAAG includes:
- a CDS encoding Piwi domain-containing protein — protein: MNDFYLTGEQFTLPPLRFSLSSWSAQHEDARQGLRRYGPYDAQHLGLDRVRCVLVYPRELLDEHNILVSGLTNGNGAFAGFQSLFRIPLEFVAERPLDIEAPRETITTVLVNDNPDLVLVIMPTKNLTLYAEVKSLLLGNGIPSQVVTAEVLRNTRGLPWTLENIALQIYAKIGGTPWTVMSPSQQKELVIGVSRAMDRQRNYVVGFITLFMQDGDYQFLYSLAPKPVAWEKLDEYRNALADLVVEAYKEYERRQGKPSSIIIHLCKRPGKFREIAAVEQALQRIGTDIPYAILHLNDDTNYRLFDTAHPTYVPKPGIRVEVNRYTALLFLDGRVPDRTGQELRRKRGVPNVLEIYMDARSTMSSNEFPRLVQQVFAFARVNWRGFNAQLKPATLNYSYLVARLVSEIGADNWSPIASAGKLRDKAWFL